From Plasmodium relictum strain SGS1 genome assembly, chromosome: 8, the proteins below share one genomic window:
- the PI-PLC gene encoding phosphoinositide-specific phospholipase C, putative, which translates to MNISEKLDINIYNEEKQENGSLKILYDTSMNKGDIYNDANKNDNINSSELKDINKEINKNKNDSNIESKLSFDIKNVLTHAYLPVCLEKMKEGEYVYKWNNNIFQKKTLKFFYLDVNNYCIRWNSKKKKLKVNKNPSLYICDIIKILDGSESLFFKKKEAEKNLSIEIISTQRKLRVTFLDIQRWKMWLFGLMYYQYKLANKGAGKKMKPFFYENNKLYDNYIISGLKDINVLTLSQLYIILRSLNIYLNMKILYHYFSIYKNKGIINYFGFTKILEHIFSNNHISFYFNIYKDKKSNYIDKNKFIEFLIDIQSEGKCEENIFNNEEIKKIYIKNNVMHDSENENIVELSHENQEINKKINKNQIDKHERDREENYNDTIIDKKTSYNNKEEKNTNENNVNSNNSIDNSENYLKNNVNQNNIIKNNYNIYEWNLVKKIDNQNDSKNNFYYDINMSNAFLFADDSMYYDEDYLLILKILKNKLKYKENKNDNNINSNMEKKELIEVERYYLENYKKEEVEQNEEKKKNFIKGSLDNKYFIRAKVIYKLLNTVKKYNIPFVIINENNYLTQIGLVYFLLSKENSIMCPEYSKVYQNMNLPLCNYWINSSHNSYLGRKQIFSTSNIEQYIYILIDGCRCVEFDCYYFNKNIVVYHGFYGYKLTSSILFCDTLIACKIFGFTTSPYPIILSLEIHCKNKHKNLIAKILICILGNQLYIPKTRDEINNITPDNCKNKFLVKYKHFDNNESSGFYYIFEGLQSIMYDEISYLSDIIGENEEGEEDISDVEENIEENLENSVESWNLNNCKKKKKYINKLYSSSHLGKDQEEENNNFEKKKFRSILNMKKSENNLDNNINNSLFNYNKREKLNGIEEKKKTIKKKNENLDLRNNNLLNEYSCLKGYVFRNFCENRKYNEICSISENKFIKLIKKNENEIIKYNQKTLTRVYPSGTRLASTNFNPLIFWNAGIQVVALNYQYNGLSMLLNKGRFLENGGKHSGYILKPKLLRFSEKNDYDVLSLNLQILSMHQINLLFSIKNKYQEKKLKKKLFKMDMIQRIQTHKKINKKMKNFKDLQKLEKEKKNFLFSDIQSDDNKKNVSHELILNKFNDNDVNYIHNKFSNVEKKYEDMLSEYKSFLLCSSLSHSSSFNSCSSNTTTSNNGKVLNKSISSKFKNKSFYQTFEELKKANNLFFYLYVTVSIHGYNEQKYYFKTEIAKVNFYDLNYCWSKPSNFQMKICYPSLALIVFELKAYDTVKSEVIACACFPVKCLREGIRFVPLCDKYLKDIKGSGILVNLKITTNHN; encoded by the exons ATGAACATTAGTGAGAAATTagacataaatatatataatgaagaaaaacaagaaaatggttcattaaaaattttatatgataCTAGTATGAACAAGGGTGATATTTATAATGATGCTAATAAGAATGATAACATAAATTCATCTgaattaaaagatattaataaagaaataaataaaaataaaaatgattcaaATATAGAAAGTAAGTTATCCtttgatattaaaaatgttcTGACACATGCTTATTTGCCAGTATGCTTAGAGAAAATGAAAGAAGGagaatatgtatataaatggaataataatatatttcaaaaaaaaacattaaaatttttttatttagacGTTAACAATTATTGTATTCGATggaattcaaaaaaaaaaaaattaaaagtaaacAAAAATCCTTCTTTATATATCTgtgatataattaaaatattagatGGGTCTGagtcattattttttaaaaaaaaagaggcagaaaaaaatttatctatTGAAATAATTAGTACACAAAGAAAACTAAGAGTAACATTTTTGGATATTCAAAGATGGAAGATGTGGTTATTTGGTTTAATGTATTATCAGTATAAATTAGCTAATAAAGGAGcaggaaaaaaaatgaaaccttttttttatgaaaataataaattgtaTGATAACTATATCATATCTGGATTGAAAGATATTAATGTTTTAACATTATctcaattatatattattttaagaagtcttaatatatatttaaatatgaagattttatatcattatttttctatttataaaaataaaggtattattaactatTTTGGTTTCACAAAAATATTAGAGcatatattttctaataatcatatctcattttattttaatatttataaggATAAAAAGTCGAATTATATAGACAAGAATAAGTTTATTGAATTTTTAATAGACATACAGAGTGAAGGGAAATGTGAAGAAAATATCtttaataatgaagaaattaaaaagatttatattaaaaataatgttatGCATGAtagtgaaaatgaaaatattgtaGAATTATCTCATGAAAATCAAGAAATTAATAAGAAgattaataaaaatcaaaTAGATAAACATGAAAGAGACAgagaagaaaattataatgataCTATTATTGATAAGAAAACATCATATAATAAtaaggaagaaaaaaatacaaatgaaaataatgtcAATAGTAACAATAGTATAGATAATagtgaaaattatttaaaaaataacgtAAATcagaataatattattaaaaataattataatatttatgaatGGAATTTAGTAAAAAAGATAGATAATCAAAATgatagtaaaaataatttttattatgataTAAACATGTCCAATGCATTTCTATTTGCAGATGATTCAATGTATTATGATGAAGATTATTTATTgatattgaaaatattaaaaaataaattaaaatataaagaaaataaaaatgataataatattaatagtaATATGGAAAAAAAGGAACTCATTGAAGTAGAAAGATATTATCTTgagaattataaaaaagaggAAGTTGAACAAaatgaagagaaaaaaaaaaattttattaaaggaAGTTtagataataaatattttataagagCTAAAGTGATATACAAGTTATTAAATacagtaaaaaaatataatattccCTTTGTaataattaatgaaaataattatttaactCAAATAGGTTTAGTTTACTTCTTATTATCAAAGGAAAATAGTATTATGTGCCCAGAATATTCTAAAGTATATCAAAATATGAATTTACCTTTATGTAATTATTGGATAAATAGTAGTCATAATAGCTATCTAGGAAGAAAACAAATATTTAGTACTAGTAATATTGAAcagtacatatatatattaatagatGGGTGTAGATGTGTAGAATTtgattgttattattttaataaaaatattgttgTGTATCATGGATTTTATGGATATAAACTTACAtcttcaattttattttgtgaTACCCTAATTGCATGCAAAATTTTTGGTTTTACTACTTCTCCATATCCtataatattatcattagAAATTCATTGCAAAAATAAGCATAAGAATTTAATTgctaaaatattaatatgtaTTTTAGGAAATCAGTTATATATACCGAAAACAAGAgatgaaattaataatataacaccagataattgtaaaaataaatttttagttaaatataaacattttGATAATAACGAAAGTTCAggcttttattatatatttgaaGGATTGCAAAGTATTATGTATGACGAGATAAGTTATCTTTCAGATATTATTggagaaaatgaagaaggtGAAGAAGATATATCCGATGTAGAAGAAAATATTGaagaaaatttagaaaatagtGTTGAGTCGTGGAATCTTAATAactgcaaaaaaaaaaagaaatatataaataagttATATAGCTCATCACATTTAGGTAAGGAtcaagaagaagaaaataataattttgaaaagaaaaaattccgaagtattttaaatatgaaaaaaagtgaaaataatttagataataatattaataatagtttatttaattataacaaaagagaaaaattaaatggaatagaagagaaaaaaaaaactataaaaaaaaaaaatgagaatcttgatttaagaaataataatttattgaaCGAATATTCTTGTCTAAAAGGATACGTCTTTCGAAATTTTTgtgaaaatagaaaatacaATGAAATTTGTTCAATTAGCgagaataaatttattaaattaataaaaaaaaatgaaaatgaaattatcAAATATAATCAAAAAACACTAACACGTGTTTACCCATCCGGTACAAGATTAGCATCAACAAATTTTAATCCTCTTATATTTTGGAATGCTGGAATACAAGTTGTTGCATTAAATTATCAGTACAATGGTTTAAGTATGTTACTAAATAAAGGTAGATTTTTAGAAAATGGAGGAAAGCATTCGggttatattttaaaaccTAAATTATTAAGATTTagtgaaaaaaatgattatgaTGTTTTATCATTGAATTTACAAATATTATCTATGcatcaaataaatttattgttttctattaaaaataaatatcaagaaaaaaaactaaaaaagaaACTATTTAAAATGGATATGATCCAAAGGATACAAACACATAAAAAAATcaacaaaaaaatgaaaaattttaaggatttacaaaaattagaaaaggaaaaaaaaaactttctTTTCTCTGATATTCAATCAGatgacaataaaaaaaacgtAAGTCATGAATTAatcttaaataaatttaatgataatgatgttaattatattcataataaattttctaacgttgaaaaaaaatacgaAGATATGTTATCAGAATATAAAtcctttttattatgttCTTCATTATCACATAGTAGTAGTTTTAATAGTTGCAGCAGCAATACAACAACATCAAATAATGGAaaagttttaaataaaagtatctcatccaaatttaaaaataaaagtttttatCAAACTTTTgaggaattaaaaaaagcaaataatttatttttttatctatatgtAACTGTATCTATACATGGATATAATGagcaaaaatattattttaaaacgGAAATAGCCAAAgttaatttttatgatttaaattattg TTGGTCAAAGCCTTCTAATTTCCAAATGAAAATATGTTATCCTTCTCTGGCTCTTATTGTATTTGAATTAAAAGCATAT GATACTGTTAAGAGTGAAGTAATAGCTTGTGCATGTTTTCCAGTTAAATGCTTAAGAGAAgg TATCAGATTTGTTCCATTATGTGacaaatatttaaaagacaTTAAAGGATCAGGAATTTTAGTTAATCTAAAAATTACAACTAATCATAACTAA
- a CDS encoding initiation factor 2 subunit family, putative, giving the protein MDDKYHLTFVKRKKKKVNGKISKEKCKKNFVKNEKYLRVSTLNKNISKKTFLYTLFKSFIKPYNERNTAFYSILCIINNIYKCRYFFKHRCLICKPFHDKRVSTKDDNAYSSDGDDSFPYNIYYNIKKMNLLESNKIKNNNSNNNNNDKSGINNKANTKSISSYLSAKSMQQNSEQISEPEEKMEEKEKEKEKKRVAREENKKSGREKEEREGIEEESKTILSESLKSNIVCNKTRLSSNSKHNISIINETQVSTLTMHNFVNMKLNLTNANQYHFLSHEKMNYVDIYNFDLFDKINMYDKILLDLNQNEIHPNILRTGIFFNKYCNTTHNHRNVDLLIALKSFIKDYTLPPYEPINKHMKVVIDKEINYIIMCKKHSVSMGEVIRWFKNMISEHIGKSVLEETKEIIINNINNYIRTKIVIPSINISNHISEYIIEDNDVLLIYTFDYVIYLSIVKAKKKGKNFEIILVDSEPYKNSYNIKLYTKLGISVTYTLISGLFYNIKRCTKILLGIDAVIHNSVYGYVGTSIICMLANISNVNVYIICETYKISNKIIIDSFNMNNINNNLDIYDYIYMHHYHHANPHNCASNKKKNIEYGSTFNKNLNNFIHSFCDIKMNNILFNNMHIFNKPTIKYSSELNKVNSLKNSNKSKNTKKDKEPAIDNAIPRNELLRSEINKSYECSIVQFSNSSFHSETKKDQNTNDLFFKNKKKNINKEQKSFFFMKNCKEENNISIIKENFCDIINTNEENNIKKKDRNVSLSNFKEVNSISTKNILKRQINLSHESKSENTSISFSNKQNSQNILNDNKNIKKNKGFFNLWNDKNFIEKNTYSLNFKNHFDVKINNINSQIEQNEDEDEQISCNNVCDSICNSIGNINIKNICTDKHNETNLFSSVFSHINKINSNNDKSFYVANICNDVTPLKYINYIVTEVGVYTSVNKNALNVFIHNNI; this is encoded by the coding sequence ATGGATGATAAATATCATTTAACATttgttaaaagaaaaaaaaaaaaagtaaatggAAAAATAAGTAAGGAAAAATGTAAGAAGAATTTTGTGAAAAACGAAAAATACTTAAGAGTATcaacattaaataaaaatattagtaagaaaacatttttatacacattatttaaaagttttattaAACCATACAATGAGAGAAACACTgctttttattctattttatgtattattaataatatttataaatgcCGCTACTTTTTTAAACATCGTTGTTTGATATGTAAACCGTTTCATGATAAAAGAGTAAGCACGAAAGATGATAATGCTTATAGTAGTGACGGTGATGACTCTTTTccttataatatatattataatataaagaaaatgaactTATTAgaatcaaataaaattaaaaataataactcaaataataataataatgataaatctggaataaataataaagctAACACTAAATCAATTAGTTCATATTTATCAGCAAAATCTATGCAACAAAATAGTGAACAAATATCTGAACCCGAAGAAAAAAtggaagaaaaagaaaaagaaaaagaaaaaaaaagagtagcaagagaagaaaataaaaaaagtggtcgagaaaaagaagaaagagAAGGAATAGAAGAAGAAAGTAAAACAATACTTTCAGAATCTTTAAAATCAAACATAGTATGTAATAAAACAAGATTAAGTTCTAATTCAAAACataatatttctattataaatgaaaCTCAAGTTTCAACATTAACTATGCataattttgtaaatatGAAATTAAATCTTACCAATGCTAAccaatatcattttttatcacatgaaaaaatgaattatgtAGATATCTataattttgatttatttgataaaataaatatgtatgaTAAAATCTTATTAGATTTAAATCAAAATGAAATTCATCCTAATATATTAAGAACaggaatattttttaataaatactGTAATACAACTCATAATCATAGGAatgttgatttattaattgcatTAAAATCATTCATAAAAGATTATACTTTACCTCCTTATGAGCCAATTAATAAACATATGAAAGTTGTAAtagataaagaaataaattatattattatgtgTAAGAAACATAGTGTTAGTATGGGAGAAGTTATTAGGTGgtttaaaaatatgataagTGAGCATATAGGGAAAAGTGTATTAGAAGaaacaaaagaaataattataaataacattaataattatattagaaCAAAAATAGTAATTCCTTCTATAAATATATCAAATCACATATCTGAATATATAATTGAAGATAATgatgttttattaatatatacttTTGATTATGTTATATACTTATCTATAgtaaaagcaaaaaaaaaaggaaaaaattttgaaataattcTTGTTGATTCAGAACCTTATAAAAATTCTtacaatataaaattatatacgAAACTAGGCATATCTGTTACCTATACTTTAATTAGTggattattttataatataaaaagatgCACTAAAATACTATTAGGAATTGATGCAGTTATACATAATAGTGTGTATGGATATGTTGGAACTAGTATTATATGTATGTTAGCTAACATAAGTAATGTTAACGTTTACATTATTTGTGaaacatataaaataagtaataaaataattattgatAGTTTTAAcatgaataatataaataataatttagataTTTATGACTATATTTATATGCACCATTATCATCATGCTAATCCTCATAATTGTgcatcaaataaaaaaaagaatatagaATACGGTTctacttttaataaaaacttaaataactttattcATTCTTTTTgtgatataaaaatgaataatattttatttaataatatgcACATCTTTAATAAACCTACTATTAAATATTCATCTGAATTAAATAAGGTAAATTCtctaaaaaattcaaataaaagcaagaatacaaaaaaagataaagaacCTGCTATAGATAATGCTATTCCAAGAAATGAGTTGTTAAGAAGTGAAATTAACAAAAGTTATGAATGCAGCATTGTACAATTTAGTAATTCTTCCTTTCATTctgaaacaaaaaaagatcAAAATACAAATgatttgttttttaaaaataagaaaaaaaatataaataaggaacaaaaatcttttttttttatgaaaaattgcAAAGAGGAAAACaatatttctattataaaGGAAAATTTTTGTGATATAATAAATACTAACGAAgaaaacaatataaaaaaaaaagatagaaATGTTTCTTTGAGTAATTTTAAAGAAGTAAATAGTATatcaacaaaaaatatattaaaacgGCAAATAAATTTATCCCATGAATCTAAAAGTGAAAATACAAGCATTTCTTTCAGTAATAAACAAAATTCTCAAAAcattttaaatgataataaaaatattaaaaaaaataaaggattttttaatttatggaatgataaaaatttcattgaaaaaaatacttactctttaaattttaaaaatcatTTTGATGTTaagataaataatattaattcacAAATAGAACaaaatgaagatgaagatgaacAAATTTCATGTAATAATGTTTGTGATTCTATTTGTAATTCTATTGgcaatattaatataaaaaatatatgtacaGATAAGCATAATGAAACTAATTTATTTAGTTCGGTTTTTtcacatataaataaaattaattcaaaCAATGATAAATCTTTTTATGTTGCAAATATATGTAATGACGTTACCCctcttaaatatataaattatattgtaACTGAAGTAGGTGTTTATAcaagtgtaaataaaaatgctttaaatgtttttattcataataatatttaa
- a CDS encoding U3 snoRNA-associated small subunit rRNA processing protein, putative, producing MPIITNIEIENKFFDFYEGDENVFYSKEYELFLSLCNNNIYAFKVENIVNCNIFKYNILYPTCILESCVDIDDVKEFYHKKYLNKYCISLFSNIRHFYYSSKNIFLSTDDNNIHYYVLMLNDEIKDECKNENEEIDRNEKDIYLYDHKENEGKNFYSYSYNWVCLKKMKIWKTVNIVISCFYYSEVEYKKLVVGYNNGLINIYNLNTYKLKISYKIHNSRITNLKMYKNFIISSDVTKNVFIYDSVKGEKIISCEDHMSGIKEFLFLAVQSDEIEEKKSDEYVKNDKIENENVKNDEDEGENVKNDEDEKLIGFISIGNDKIMNVWNLNILNSYNEEEINNLKSKNNNKKKKKDKNNNVITFSPIKQIYLSNDINNALIIPSSIYKNKKGKLIINDENIKWLILTHDDKGNLLFYNPLKGEIIYKFKENKMLINASNIRKFFLLKNELYIFREDNSILIYDIRNFKLINNYICKLEGIFEILFFDSLHNELSDEKYKSENEEIMDKNYDYNNKKKNAVVLLGDNIIRILKFENLISQTLLIGHEDVVSCIKLNEKNNLLFSASNDKNIFIWNLKNCECLYVLKDNLYPINSIDVNLKKFPLIVLVSVCEDNSLKLWKFTIELNNIKNNKKKRKLDEHLNDKEIVRSNLTIYPHKVLINDVAISPNSKIIATCSKDKTIKLFETQNLKLLKILEGHKKSVQNIFFSKNENILYSNSYDCVRIWNLSNYACVKSIQSLDFNITRMLILNDNCIINGYSNGNISIINIKSCEKLSTINYHKDKIFCLKDYNNSIVSASINGELIFFKNTSEEIYTENVFEKRKNIFYENCLESLLKEKKINESLLICLKLDKKFKFKSIIENYLNYYTFSILNILKKFEHEYGVKKINEKNNVVKKEKNDESQYPTNQSLENTENKNSKDQANNLILDEKKEKNIIDDNIVNNIQNYIENSDILENYIYYELSKLSTNESEQSDKDESNHEEKNTNKIKKENEYKKNNVFTNQLDDDDNFVLFLKKIKKKSEHSYFLYLNKLMEYITFFVMNHRYAYISNFLLNSLIKYIDYSDICKINNYQHFFEIYNSYIPRHKNRYLKSLQKSKCFELININYYKGDIKMMI from the coding sequence atgcCGATCATTACAAATAttgaaattgaaaataagTTCTTTGACTTTTATGAAGGCGATgaaaatgttttttattcaaaggagtatgaattatttttaagtttatgtaataataatatatatgcttTCAAAGTAGAAAATATTGTCAATtgcaatatttttaaatataatattctaTATCCAACATGTATATTAGAATCTTGCGTAGATATTGATGATGTGAAAGAGTTctatcataaaaaatatttaaataaatattgtaTATCTTTATTCAGTAATATAagacatttttattattccagtaaaaatatattcttatcGACAGATGACAACAATATACattattatgttttaatgcttaatgatgaaataaaagatGAATGTAAAAATGAGAATGAAGAAATAGATAGAAATGAGaaagatatttatttatatgatcataaagaaaatgaaggaaaaaatttttattcatatagtTATAATTGGGTatgcttaaaaaaaatgaaaatatggAAAACAGTGAATATTGTTATAtcatgtttttattatagtgaagtagaatataaaaaattagttgTTGGATATAATAATggattaataaatatatataatttaaatacttataaattaaaaatatcttaTAAAATACATAATAGTAGAATTACAAActtaaaaatgtataaaaattttattataagcTCAGATGTaacaaaaaatgtttttatttatgattCAGTGAAAGGTGAAAAGATCATCTCTTGTGAAGATCACATGAGTGGAATAAAggaatttctttttttagcTGTTCAAAGTGATgaaattgaagaaaaaaaaagtgacgaatatgttaaaaatgataaaattgaaaatgaaaatgtcAAAAATGACGAAGATGAAGGtgaaaatgttaaaaatgatgaagatgaaaaattaattggTTTCATAAGTATTGGTAATGATAAAATCATGAATGTATGGAAccttaatattttaaactcatataatgaagaagaaattaataatttaaagagtaaaaataataataaaaaaaaaaagaaagataaaaataataatgtaatTACATTTAGTCCAATAAAGCAAATTTATTTAAGCAATGATATAAACAATGCATTAATAATACCATCCAgtatttacaaaaataaaaaaggaaaattaataataaatgatgaaaatataaaatggcTAATATTAACTCATGATGATAAAggaaatttacttttttataatcCTTTAAAAGGAGAAATCATATacaaatttaaagaaaataaaatgctAATTAACGCTAGCAacataagaaaattttttctacTAAAAAacgaattatatatatttcgtGAGGATAATTCTATATTAATTTACGATATAAGAAACTTCAAATtgattaataattatatatgtaaacTTGAAggtatttttgaaattttatttttcgaTTCTCTTCATAATGAGTTATCtgatgaaaaatataaaagtgaaaatgaagaaataatggataaaaattatgattataataataaaaaaaaaaatgctgtAGTTTTATTAGGAGATAATATAAttagaatattaaaatttgaaaaCTTGATTAGTCAAACATTATTAATTGGTCATGAAGATGTTGTATCATGTATTAAgctaaatgaaaaaaataatcttttATTTAGTGCAtctaatgataaaaatatttttatatggaatttaaaaaattgtgaatgtttatatgtattaaaagataatttatatCCTATTAATTCAATAGATGTAAACTTAAAAAAGTTTCCTTTAATAGTTTTAGTAAGTGTATGTGAAGACAATAGTTTAAAACTATGGAAATTTACaattgaattaaataatattaaaaataataaaaaaaaaagaaaattggACGAACATTTGAATGATAAGGAAATTGTTCGAAGTAATTTGACTATTTATCCACATAAAGTTTTAATTAATGATGTAGCTATATCTCCTAATTCTAAAATTATTGCTACATGTAGTAAAGATAAaactataaaattatttgaaactcaaaatttaaagttattaaaaattttggaAGGTCATAAAAAGTCtgttcaaaatatttttttttcaaaaaatgaaaatattttatacagTAACTCATATGATTGTGTAAGGATATGGAATTTGAGTAATTATGCATGTGTAAAAAGCATACAAAGTCTTGATTTCAATATCACAAGAATGCTAATTTTAAATGACAATTGTATAATAAATGGATATAGTAATGGTAATATTAgcataataaatattaagaGTTGTGAAAAGTTATCTACAATAAATTAtcataaagataaaatattttgtttaaaaGATTATAATAATAGCATAGTATCCGCTTCTATTAATGGAGAActgatattttttaaaaacacaAGTGAAGAAATTTATACAGAAAATGtttttgaaaaaagaaaaaatattttttacgaGAATTGTTTAGAAAGTttgttaaaagaaaaaaagataaatgaATCCTTACTAATTTGTTtaaaattagataaaaaatttaaatttaagagTATCatagaaaattatttaaattattatactttttcaattttaaatatattgaaaaaattcGAGCATGAATATGgtgttaaaaaaataaatgaaaaaaataatgttgtaaaaaaagagaaaaatgaTGAAAGTCAATATCCTACTAATCAATCATTAGAAAATACAGAAAATAAGAATAGTAAAGATCAAGCAAACAATTTAATTTtggatgaaaaaaaagaaaaaaatatcattgATGATAATATTGTTAATAATATTCAGAATTACATAGAAAATTCAgatattttagaaaattatatttattatgaaTTATCAAAATTATCAACCAATGAATCAGAACAGTCAGATAAAGATGAAAGTAAtcatgaagaaaaaaatacaaataaaataaaaaaggaaaatgaatataaaaaaaataacgtATTTACAAATCAGTTAGATGATGATgataattttgttttatttttgaaaaaaataaaaaaaaaaagtgaacattcatatttcttatatttaaataagttAATGGAATATATTACGTTCTTTGTTATGAACCATagatatgcatatatatcaaattttcttttgaatagtttaattaaatatatagacTATTCAGATATctgtaaaattaataattatcaacatttttttgaaatttataATAGTTATATACCTAGGCataaaaatagatatttAAAATCATTGCAAAAATCTAAGTGTTTTGAATTAATTAACATAAATTACTATAAAGGtgatataaaaatgatgatttga